A portion of the Stigmatopora argus isolate UIUO_Sarg chromosome 15, RoL_Sarg_1.0, whole genome shotgun sequence genome contains these proteins:
- the rsrp1 gene encoding arginine/serine-rich protein 1 isoform X1, with protein sequence MTKGEDSHLTMAVSHQNDGQSGSFDQGSPSSYISRNSYESSPASSIGSDRDRHRSSSSGGSSSRSRSRSHPRCHRHSHCRGHRRDGHRRSSSRRHSARSRSRSHSPSLDRYRSHRRRPSSRSTYSRPRARFNRFPRSPSRSHRSPSRLSGSAANLSLEDKRELLKAAKTNAMKLLGVGKLELPESVKPILTEQIEEPEWGLPMVRPRPERMSPQQSSEVEAMIISPKMTIKTITFSINNCVAKPTILVPPAAVQVTTPQEEIYESSMPYGHWVPVASSQSSRARKQGRKKSK encoded by the exons ATGACCAAAGGAGAAGACTCTCACCTCACAATGGCCGTTTCTCACCAGAATGATGGGCAAAGTGGAAGTTTTGATCAGGGCAGCCCCTCATCCTACATCTCCAGGAATAGTTATGAAAGCAGCCCTGCCTCATCTATCGGCAGCGATAGAGACCGTCACCGATCTTCATCCAGCGGCGGTTCCTCCTCTCGTTCCAGGTCCCGCTCTCATCCTCGCTGCCACAGACATTCCCACTGTCGCGGTCACCGGCGAGACGGCCACCGCCGCTCCTCCTCCCGCCGCCACAGTGCGCGCTCTCGATCCCGCAGTCACTCGCCCTCACTGGACAGGTATCGCAGCCACCGGAGACGCCCCAGTTCGAGGTCCACATACAGCAGGCCCCGTGCCCGATTTAATAGGTTTCCGAGATCGCCATCCAGATCCCATAGGAGCCCCTCAAGATTGTCGGGGAGTGCAGCCAACTTGAGTTTGGAAG ATAAAAGAGAGCTCTTGAAAGCTGCAAAAACCAATGCCATGAAACTGCTCGGAGTGGGGAAACTGGAGCTTCCGGAGAGTGTGAAACCCATACTCACTGAGCAAATTGAGGAGCCTGAATGGGGGCTGCCAATGGTGAGACCGCGTCCTGAGAGGATGTCGCCACAG CAGAGCAGTGAAGTGGAGGCCATGATAATCAGCCCAAAGATGACTATTAAAACCATCACTTTCAGCATTAAT AATTGTGTGGCCAAGCCGACCATCTTGGTACCACCCGCTGCGGTCCAGGTAACAACACCCCAAGAGGAAATCTACGAGAGCAGCATGCCCTACGGCCACTGGGTTCCAGTGGCGAGCAGCCAGTCCTCCAGGGCACGTAAACAAGGCCGCAAAAAGTCCAAATAG
- the mgst3b gene encoding microsomal glutathione S-transferase 3b, whose amino-acid sequence MDILTVLPSNFGYVIFIYIYSWIMLAYLAVKVGGARKKYDIKYPTMYSDKEQVFNCIQRAHQNTLEVYPQWLVFQTITALVYPLLASVLGAIWVTSRFSYAWGYYTGDPAKRMKGAYGYIGYFGVIILSISVALQLLRVF is encoded by the exons ATGGATATTCTGACTGTCTTGCCTTCCAATTTTGGCtatgtaatatttatttacatcTACAGCTGGATTATGCTTGCATATCTAGCGGTAAAAGTTGGAGGAGCCAGGAAGAAGTACGACATTaag TATCCTACAATGTACAGTGACAAagagcaagttttcaactgtaTCCAAAGAGCCCATCAGAACACCCTTGAGGTTTACCCACAGTGGCTTGTTTTCCAGACCATTACAGCCCTCGTTTATCCg tTATTAGCATCTGTGTTGGGAGCTATTTGGGTTACCAGTCGGTTTTCATATGCCTGGGGCTATTATACTGGAG ATCCTGCTAAGAGAATGAAAGGTGCCTATGGATATATTGGATACTTTGGTGTCATCATTCTGTCCATATCTGTAGCCTTGCAGTTGCTTcgggttttttaa
- the tmem50a gene encoding transmembrane protein 50A, protein MSGFIDGIRCGECDCNVDWGERRNTIASIAAGVLFFTGWWIIIDAAVKYPTQAEFPHAYHTCGVIATLAFLMINAVSNGIVRGDSYSEGCIGQTGARVWLFIGFMMAFGSLIASMWILFGGFVVPQKPVVYPGIAVFFQNAFIFFGALVFKFGRTEDLWQ, encoded by the exons ATGTCAGGATTTATTGACGGAATTCGGTGTGGAGAATGCGACTGCAATGTGGATTGGGGTGAAAGACGTAATACTATCGCATCGATAGCTGCCGGAGTTTTG TTCTTTACTGGCTGGTGGATCATCATAGATGCTGCGGTGAAATACCCAACTCAGGCAGAATTCCCACACGCTTATCACACATGTGGAGTCATCGCAACATTGGCTTTTCTCAT GATAAATGCTGTTTCAAATGGCATCGTGAGAGGTGACAGCTACAGCGAAGGTTGCATCGGCCAGACCG GCGCTCGTGTGTGGCTTTTCATTGGCTTCATGATGGCTTTTGGATCCCTCATTGCCTCCATGTGGATCCTGTTCGGAGGTTTTGTCGTCCCCC AGAAGCCCGTTGTGTACCCAGGTATTGCTGTTTTCTtccaaaatgcattcattttcttcgG GGCCCTAGTATTCAAATTTGGACGTACAGAGGATCTGTGGCAATAA
- the rsrp1 gene encoding arginine/serine-rich protein 1 isoform X2 gives MTKGEDSHLTMAVSHQNDGQSGSFDQGSPSSYISRNSYESSPASSIGSDRDRHRSSSSGGSSSRSRSRSHPRCHRHSHCRGHRRDGHRRSSSRRHSARSRSRSHSPSLDRFPRSPSRSHRSPSRLSGSAANLSLEDKRELLKAAKTNAMKLLGVGKLELPESVKPILTEQIEEPEWGLPMVRPRPERMSPQQSSEVEAMIISPKMTIKTITFSINNCVAKPTILVPPAAVQVTTPQEEIYESSMPYGHWVPVASSQSSRARKQGRKKSK, from the exons ATGACCAAAGGAGAAGACTCTCACCTCACAATGGCCGTTTCTCACCAGAATGATGGGCAAAGTGGAAGTTTTGATCAGGGCAGCCCCTCATCCTACATCTCCAGGAATAGTTATGAAAGCAGCCCTGCCTCATCTATCGGCAGCGATAGAGACCGTCACCGATCTTCATCCAGCGGCGGTTCCTCCTCTCGTTCCAGGTCCCGCTCTCATCCTCGCTGCCACAGACATTCCCACTGTCGCGGTCACCGGCGAGACGGCCACCGCCGCTCCTCCTCCCGCCGCCACAGTGCGCGCTCTCGATCCCGCAGTCACTCGCCCTCACTGGACAG GTTTCCGAGATCGCCATCCAGATCCCATAGGAGCCCCTCAAGATTGTCGGGGAGTGCAGCCAACTTGAGTTTGGAAG ATAAAAGAGAGCTCTTGAAAGCTGCAAAAACCAATGCCATGAAACTGCTCGGAGTGGGGAAACTGGAGCTTCCGGAGAGTGTGAAACCCATACTCACTGAGCAAATTGAGGAGCCTGAATGGGGGCTGCCAATGGTGAGACCGCGTCCTGAGAGGATGTCGCCACAG CAGAGCAGTGAAGTGGAGGCCATGATAATCAGCCCAAAGATGACTATTAAAACCATCACTTTCAGCATTAAT AATTGTGTGGCCAAGCCGACCATCTTGGTACCACCCGCTGCGGTCCAGGTAACAACACCCCAAGAGGAAATCTACGAGAGCAGCATGCCCTACGGCCACTGGGTTCCAGTGGCGAGCAGCCAGTCCTCCAGGGCACGTAAACAAGGCCGCAAAAAGTCCAAATAG
- the syf2 gene encoding pre-mRNA-splicing factor syf2 — translation MASCIEEKSTPVEGDLTETPASSKREDRLRKFRELHFKRNEARKLNHQEVVEEDKRLKLPTNWEAKKARLEWEIAEDEKKKACAAKGEDYKRVKLLDITAGDAERWERKKKKKNPDTGFAGYAEAQFRQYQRLTKQIKPDMQNYEKQREECGEDFHPTPNSLIHGTHVPSEEAIDRLAEDVEKQIEKRSKYSRRRAYNDDADIDYINERNAKFNKKAERYYGKYTAEIKQNLERGTAV, via the exons ATGGCGTCATGTATTGAg GAGAAAAGTACACCAGTTGAGGGGGATCTGACTGAAACCCCTGCTTCTTCAAAAAGAGAAGACAGACTTCGAAAGTTTCGAGAATTACATTTTAAACGG AATGAAGCTCGCAAGCTCAATCACCAAGAAGTTGTGGAGGAGGATAAAAGGCTGAAACTACCCACTAACTGGGAGGCTAAAAAAGCCAGACTGGAGTGGGAAATTGccgaagatgaaaaaaaaaag gctTGTGCAGCCAAAGGTGAAGACTACAAACGAGTGAAACTTCTCGATATCACCGCCGGCGATGCGGAGCGGtgggagagaaagaaaaagaagaagaatccTGACACCGGATTTGCAG GTTATGCCGAGGCCCAGTTCAGGCAGTATCAGAGGCTCACCAAGCAGATCAAACCGGACATGCAAAACTACGAAAAACAGCGAGAGGAATG CGGCGAGGACTTCCACCCCACGCCCAATAGCTTGATACACGGCACTCACGTTCCTTCCGAGGAGGCCATCGACCGCCTGGCGGAGGACGTGGAGAAACA GATCGAAAAGCGCTCCAAATACAGCCGACGCAGGGCCTACAACGACGATGCGGATATCGATTACATCAACGAGAGGAACGCCAAGTTCAACAAGAAGGCCGAGAGATACTACGGCAAATACACGGCGGAGATCAAGCAGAATCTGGAGAGAGGCACTGCCGTTTAA